The genome window AAGgtaaaattatttacatatttagaCGCGTCAGCTGTGTGACATTCCAGAAAGATTGTGGCTGTAGGTTATTCTCTATTCAGGCAAACAATCATGTGGGcattttgtaaaagtatttggtcatgtttttcttatttttccccttaaaaatgtctttaaaagaCAGTACAGCCAAGCGATGACTCGGTGTTGAAGGCAGTCATCGgcgtatttattttaaaatgtggtcTGACTTAGATGGCCAatgaaatgatttatttctccttttttgtttaatatgtatTCTAATAGCTGTGCGCAATGCAAACAGGAACATTATGCTAACATTACCAGACAGACTTGTCTCACCTGACACATTCTTATTCAAATGCAAGCACATCATCTGACACTTCAGTAGTCCTACGCGTGCCATTTGCTTTCATCTCAAAGTCTttcgtgtgcaaatcaagtaaGCGTCTTTGAGTGAAacctgaaagagaaaaaaacagaaagaacaaaCTTTCGTCCATGGATCCTTTAACTTATTTCGAAGAAATTGCGTACTCATAATTTACGTTGGATAAAATAATAACCCGATGGACGACTGTCTATGATCAATCACAAATACCACCCAAGTGATAAAAATGGAGACTATATGTGAACGCATGCATGCAGTGTCCTGTGCGCACTAGTGTTAACTTGGAAGTGTCGTGGGAACCTTCTCTACCATGTTGATAATGTACAAAATTTGACAGGTAATAAAAAATCTGAGGTGTCTAGACGGTCCGTGATGCTGAGAGAGTGTGGTTAAATACTGGTTCCCATCATAGCACTTCTGAAATTACCTGTTGGTAAGGCTGTAGCCGAACTTTTAAAGGATGTTAAAATATGCGCATGGGGTATACCCAAAAAAGCCCAACATTTAAAAGCCATGTCCCAAAGCGCAAAACTAAATTGCATGGCATTTCGTTGCAAACGCATTTTCACAGACCAGTCACAATTGTGAACAGTCTTGGTGTTATTCTGGTGTTTCTCATATAAATTCATTCCCTGAGAAAGACGAATGTTTGACGTCTTATTTAAAGCactatacagaaaaaaaacattttttatacaatgcATAACGTTTATTTGCCAATTATTTTCCTCACTACAATCCAATAAGGGGAGTAATATTGACTCAACACACACGTTTGTTCAGACTGGAACATCTGACACTGGTTCAGCCACACGTTCGGTGTTAACAAGATGTGTCAAATGGGCCATTATAAGATTGAAACCACGCAGAGAAGGATGTGTGTTTCATCGCTTTTCAGCCAACTAGTTAAAGTTTCCCACGGGAATTGTAGTAGACCCCCTCAGTTACCCGTGCCTCCCAGGGCAATTCATATAtagttattatttactcactaaTAAcgacaaaatatcttttgtttttagtCTAGTATAGGCTACAGCCTTGAATAAGCTTTTTCACATGAAAAATGTTTACACACCGTATCACAATACTGGATTTACAGGAATGCGCATGCTCAGAAGTTTTTATTCTTAATATAGTGTGTTGTTGAAAATGTACCCCCTATCTGGCTTCcagatttttacttatatttttacTGTTAATAATCAGTTTATTCGaccatttattttctattattcttttattgtaatttaaccaattaatttattctatttattaaCCGCAAAAGCTAATGCTGGCAAAGAATATTTTCATATTGGTATCAATAAAATTGTAAAGAAGTATCTCTTTGTTGATATGATTGCTTTTCAAAGCAGACGCCTGCAGCCTGAAAAATATGGCGCATCTGTCTAATAAATCCAAACCTATCACGTGACATGAGAATGTGGAAAAGTTGTTATAATCGTGTACGGTACAATGCCTTTCCATTTATCATAATGCCCGACTTTCACAAGTGGCTTTTAGAGATGGtctaaaattaataattttcaAACGAGAAAATGTTCTTTCCATTTTTCACCTGCTGCATGGTtggttttatttacatattattttaattaatgttagGTTATTGAGTAAACAGGTGTACTTTAAAACGAGGATACACCCTCATACTGTGAAGCTCCATCTGTAAAACTATAATTTTACGATGATAAATAATCCTATTTtgattataattatatttttaatcaatataCGCAGTTGGGTTTTTTATTTACCCAGCAGTAACTGCACAGGCACACGCGACACGTGCTCACACTTTGCTCTGAAGAATGTTAAGCGTGTCTGTTTCACACCTGTGCGTAACAGGCGCTCAAGTGCCACAGTTCTCCACGTGCCCTTTTGTCCAGCACTGGTCCAGCAGGTAAAGATTTAAATTTGTTGAAATGCTAATTTGTGGAGCAACGTGTTATGGCTTGAATCATAAGATAAAACTTATTGTGAATTACCCAAACACTTGTTCTCTAGTACGGAACTTAAAACGATGGTTTCCGATTTATATTCCGCTAGTAAAATCACAATAACTTAGATTAGAAAACTAATGATTTAGATTTGTAATAAAACGACAATTTATGTTTTAGGTAGGCTTGTGTAATCCCTCTGCTAATTAATATGTATGCATGTGGCAGATACTCCAGATAGGCCCATTTCCCTCAGTAGCCTGCATTTCCTGGATTCGAAACAACAATCTTTGCGCTGAAACGGATTGCTTTACATAGTCCCGTCGTCCACCTCATCGTGACCcacattttttcaaagtttattaTACGACAAAAGCATGTAGgcaatatttttatacattccTCTCAATTCAATCTCTGAGGTGAAGACCTTGACTCCCCCTCCCCGCCACCTTTTGTCCACGACAGACCTCGCGCTCAACGTTCACTGTTAAACAGACGTGTTAAACGCATCATAATACTAATGGAATTATGAGCGTGGGTGAGCGTGTCATCACTCTGCTCCAGCTAACATTAAGCTTTCCCACGGGATTTTTCCTATGTGCCAGGGGTCAAAAAGTGAAGCAACACATGGCCAGTGGTAACAGCATACAGACACACTTCATAACATAATATCAAaactttttaaatcatgttttttattgacgACGTCAAATCAGATTTTGCTTATTTGCTAGCACAAATCAATATGAAGGCCTACTCACACTTGGGATAGACCAGGCCCATTAGACATCTGAGGGCATATAGGCTGTTAAAACTGCGGAAAGCAGAAACTGAAATAGAATTCCAGACGATATTTTGCATTTGGTGTGTATTCGATCGATCTTTCTGCACTATCTGACTGTTGGTTGCAGGTGAGAAAGCAATGCGCGAAAACTGCGCATCTATGCAATTCCAAAGTATTCCAGTCTTGCGGTGCTGGTGTCACTGTGTTCGTTTTTACACATCTGCAGTTAGACAATATTCTGTTCCCACGagaaaatctgaactctgactTGGGTTATCCCTGATTTTGGTTTTAGGAGGTTTAAAACGTACTAAATGCCCAAACAACAATCCTAAACCAATAGCATCCTGTCATTTGGACATTATACAATTtcaatgtaaagtgttatcGACAATTCgaagtaaattataaaataatatgtagcATTGTATATTGTGTAGTAAAGTAAATTATACACATTGAATGCCTGTGCTTGGAGGTCGTGAACTTTGAACAGGAGGCGCGTGTTACCTGCCTCTGAATTGACTTATTGGCGCAATAAATAGTATAAACCAGTCCATAAAGTCATAAGCGTTCTATTGCCATATTATTtgttattcaattcaattactTAAAAGagttcacttttaaaataagGACTTGGGGACATTTAAGAACAATGTTATCATTTTCCAATTTCCCGCTGCTGTACATGCAATTGCATGTTGGAAAGGCTATATGGTCCCTCGTAAGCCGTGGAAAcggtattttattaaacataatcgATTTATAGTTGCTTATCTTTGAATATATTAAGAGGTTAATAGACCAGAGCAGAGAGCCATAAGGAGAATACGACCATAAGGTTGGACACGTCATTGACACCTCGTCACCAATGACAGGCCGACATCTCCAATATAAGCACGCGCGTGTGTGATGATCCTCACtagtagaaaaaaaactcaaGCAAGGAAGAGCAACTGGAATATACTTTTGTTTAACGACTTTTACGCTTTCTTTTAAAGCGCTCTGCGTTGGTGCTGCGATGGTTACTCCAAAAATGGCAAGCCGTCGAGGAACCAAAAGGGTGAGTagataaatatatgaatataatagACATTCGTAAtacttatatttaaaaaaaatgcttagcATTTtaagaacaatacaaatatatgaCGTTCTCCATCTAGATCTTGAAGCCTGTTATAGAGAAGAAACGGAGAGACAGAATTAACCAGCGTTTAGATGAGCTGAGAACACTTCTCCTGGATAACACACTGGACTCGGTAAGATTGGAAATGCAAACTTTTTAATGCAAAACTTTCTTAGATAAAAGCGCATTGTGAATTTTAAACGAACGACAAAAACGTATCAGAAATGTTTCAGCGTGTGCATTGTACGTTCACTTTTACAGCGACTTCAAAACCCCAAACTGGAGAAAGCTGAGATTCTAGAGTTAACAGTCGAATACATCAAGAAAAAAGCGCAGAAGCCAAGACAAAGTCAGGGTAAGTTTTCTGTCGGAATTTATGAGACTAAAGACAAATAAAACGCTTTGTGATTTTACATGTAAtatctaaaaatacaaatgatcaATATTGGTGTCTAACTTTAAAAGCTGAgcgattttattttgttaaaaaatgtcttaaaagaagattctaatgtattttttgtttctgtctttctctccccCTTCTctatttttgatcattttaacacGAAATGTACCTCATTCTCAATAACTCAATACCATTTGACTACTTTTAATAATCTCTCTGCCTCAATTACTCTCATTCCCCTCTCAACTTTTCTTGGCAAAACCCTCACTTTTTTGTAATAACGACAAACGACCataattatttatgataaaacaTTGCACGTCTCCTTCTGTCTCACTCGAACACTTGTAACCCCCCttattctttttctttataCTTCTTCATTCCCCTCCTCTGTCTTCACCCCGATTCCTCATCTCAGGAGATAGTATTAAGAAATCAGACCCACAGGACACATACGCTCCTGCTTTGCCCTCTGGAAGACCACATGTACCCTTCTCCTCAGTCCAGGAGCCCGTCAACGCACAGATGCCCTCCAATCCCCTCTACAGAGCTGGTTTTAAGGAGTGCGTCTCGCGACTTTCTAACTTCATTGACTGTGTGGAGCCTTCTCAGCGAGACAACTTCATCCAGGGCTTGTGCCACCACCTCGACTCCTACAGCAAAGCTGCCCACCCTCCCTGGATCCCGAGCCCAGAGCTGACGTGCAGGGCTGACGTCCAGGCGATGGGACCCATGAGAGGAAACACGGAGGCATTTTCATACCCAAACAGTTTGTATCCCAATTCCTTTATGCTTCACCATCCTCACCCAGCTGGACCCATGACCCACCCTTACCTCTCGCCTCCGTACTCCATCTCCCCGCCACCGTCGCCTTGTTACTCAAGCAGTACTCCACCCTTCTCCAGTTCACCCACGTATCTCCCCGTACCCTGCCACTTTGTATTTCCTCCCACCATCTCCCCGCTTTCCACTGACTCTTCGTCATCAGCATCATCGTCCTCTTTTAGCATCTCGCCCCCTGCTCTGCCTGTAGTCCCAGGACCTCATCTTCAGGTTTCCCCCTCTCCAGTGCGGCCCCCAGGCCCAGCACCACCCTGCCAACTCCGGACTCTGAGGCGAGCTCTTTTCCAGAACCAGATGCAGTGTGTATGGAGGCCATGGTAAAATACAGAGAAACCATGACTGAGTTACTTGTGACAGAAGCTGGACTTCTTTGCATTCCTGTAGAGCTGGCATAAGGTGGGAAAGAAATATTTAAGGCCTATGCTTAACATACAGAACGTCCGACTTGGTTTCTTAATGTTGTTGTCGGCAAACTCTGTAGTAATTCAATTCCCACTGTCACATTCCTTTTGTGTTATTCTCGGCATTCTATTTTCCTGTCTGTAGTGCTTTACCGTACACAAatgatgtaaatatatttattttaccttttgtaaattgtaaattaattgtACATTTATCACTTAATAAAGCTctataattttgttattttaaaatggtatTGAATTCGTTTATAAAAAGTTTGAACCACTGCAACCTGAATTTTTGCATGATGTTAGCTCACAAATAGCACTTTACACAATATAGATTGCTTCAAATCAGCTTCAAAGTcattaaacagaaaaatgatGCATTCTAATAAATCTAAAAGGCCtagattttaataataattctcAGCCAGGGGACCAGGGTCCACTATTAGAGGGCCTCAAGAtcataaaatgatataaaatcaGACAAAAAGCATCAAAATATGCAAAGACAGCTAAAATCAAGATACATCTTCTCTAGACGTTCATACAACTCAGGAGAGTTCTACGCATCGCCGCCAGAGGGCGCTGCTACGTCCTTCATTAAGCGCTGTCAGCATTGATCTCCAAGTAATAATGGTAATTGTAAACGCAACAGTTTTAGTTCAttcaaattttgtatttaatagcGCCTTCATCCCAACGCGAATACGAGGACTTACTCTGTTTGTATTGTCTTAAGCCAATGACCCTTGAATTTCGCAATTTGAGTCTATATCATTTAATGGGTTAGGCTTTCCtgcattcctgtagctcagtggtaagagccttgcggttgtgggttcgagcccaggggattgcatgtacccaagtataaatgtattggttactgcaatgtatgtcgctttggaaaaatgcatacatgtaaatgcaaatgtaatgaGTAGcctatataatgtatattttgataattatcagactttattgttattttatcagACAGAATTATCAGAAATGTTACAGCGTTTGCTAACTGTACTGTAAATAGCTATAAAAACAGCGCTGAAACAagagaaattacattttgataaatggaAGATAGAATTTAAAGTGACACTTAAAAATAGATCAAATCCCCTGACTTTCAATGTGTGAAAGGACTTTTTAAAATTCCATGAAATTCCATGACACCTGGGAACCCTGTCTAAAGGTTCCAAGCTgcataaaaagaaatgttttcaaaaagaaGTCAAAAAGTTTGGATCTTACGTAAGTGCCGGAGACAAATGAATGTTAACGCACGTGCAAGGTGTGGGGGCTTTGGGGGATTGAGAAGTCCCGTTTTTCTGGggagtattttttataaatgaatatatatgtgtgcgcgtgtgtgtttctgtttgcgCACAGTTTCCCTGTCAAACAACTAGAAAATATCAGATCAGGTCGAGAAATAGTTCAAACGCCTTTCTCCCATCCGCGTCTCCACGCAGGCGCGCAACCGCGCACGCGCAGCACAGCTATAGCCGTGTTCGCCCCTTATCTCGTATATAGTGCATCATATCAGGTGTCTGACATGTGTTTGATACATCAGGCAGAGAGCCGCATGTAGTGAAGCCATCCCTCTCTTCCAGAAGACTTTATCTTGGTGTGGATGTGAATGATGAACAGACTACACGTGCATCGAATTCACAACTAATTATCCAAAAGACAGAACGGAAAAATTGTTTTGCTAACATCCATCACTAATGAGCCAATGAGTTAGCTAAAGTTAAGTTAAGGCAGTATATCATTCATTGGCATACATGCTAA of Triplophysa dalaica isolate WHDGS20190420 chromosome 4, ASM1584641v1, whole genome shotgun sequence contains these proteins:
- the her1 gene encoding hairy-related 1; this encodes MVTPKMASRRGTKRILKPVIEKKRRDRINQRLDELRTLLLDNTLDSRLQNPKLEKAEILELTVEYIKKKAQKPRQSQGDSIKKSDPQDTYAPALPSGRPHVPFSSVQEPVNAQMPSNPLYRAGFKECVSRLSNFIDCVEPSQRDNFIQGLCHHLDSYSKAAHPPWIPSPELTCRADVQAMGPMRGNTEAFSYPNSLYPNSFMLHHPHPAGPMTHPYLSPPYSISPPPSPCYSSSTPPFSSSPTYLPVPCHFVFPPTISPLSTDSSSSASSSSFSISPPALPVVPGPHLQVSPSPVRPPGPAPPCQLRTLRRALFQNQMQCVWRPW